One segment of Mycolicibacterium baixiangningiae DNA contains the following:
- a CDS encoding cutinase family protein, which translates to MQPNYHVMRLPLYAMAVGAAIAALFIGATPGQANGEPTAVSIAGCADVEVVFARGTFEGPGVGKVGEAFVAALRQRPLDLTMSVHAVNYPASLQFDRAVDGIRDVSNRLNALAANCPSTEIIVGGYSQGAAVSGYVTSDTVPPGYALTALPPDVAERVTAVVLFGKPSPRILRLLHHDAPPVEIGPAFTGRTIDLCAPRDPVCESGGLDRGAHSAYAINGMTEEAVDFVVDRLRNR; encoded by the coding sequence GTGCAGCCGAACTACCACGTGATGCGCCTACCGCTCTACGCGATGGCCGTCGGCGCGGCGATCGCCGCCCTGTTCATCGGTGCCACCCCGGGACAGGCAAACGGGGAGCCGACGGCCGTCTCAATCGCGGGCTGCGCCGATGTCGAGGTCGTCTTTGCTCGCGGCACCTTCGAAGGCCCGGGCGTAGGCAAGGTCGGTGAGGCCTTTGTAGCAGCGCTGCGCCAACGACCACTCGACCTCACCATGTCAGTCCATGCCGTGAACTATCCGGCATCCTTACAGTTCGATCGTGCCGTCGACGGCATCCGCGATGTCAGCAACCGCCTGAACGCTCTTGCGGCCAACTGTCCCTCCACCGAGATCATCGTCGGTGGCTACTCCCAGGGCGCGGCCGTAAGCGGTTACGTCACCAGCGACACCGTTCCCCCCGGATACGCCCTGACCGCTCTACCTCCCGACGTCGCCGAACGAGTAACCGCGGTCGTCCTGTTCGGAAAACCCTCACCGAGGATTCTGAGACTGCTGCACCACGACGCCCCTCCCGTCGAGATCGGCCCCGCCTTCACCGGCAGGACCATCGATCTGTGCGCCCCACGGGACCCGGTCTGCGAATCGGGCGGCCTGGACCGTGGCGCCCACAGCGCGTACGCGATCAACGGAATGACCGAGGAGGCTGTCGATTTCGTCGTGGACCGCCTGCGAAACCGGTAA